From Streptomyces sp. NBC_00690, a single genomic window includes:
- a CDS encoding chaplin, whose product MRQLHRKGLATVMLTGGALALAGHAHADSTANGAAIGSPGVIAGNTIQLPIHVPLNVCGNTVNVVGLLNPTAGNTCANTSGGATQTGSTAPGGQTSSNGQAPGGAVASGIAQGSPGVISGNGIQLPIDLPVNVSGNSVNVVGIGNPAIGNTSVNGPSEPTGPKPPPVVEKPVVPPTKPVEKPVTRAVEKPTKPVVSVDTETDDALAQTGADGIGYAVPVGAALMLGGAVLFHRARRTGA is encoded by the coding sequence ATGAGGCAGCTTCATCGAAAGGGGCTCGCCACCGTGATGCTCACGGGCGGCGCGCTGGCGTTGGCGGGACACGCACACGCCGACTCGACCGCCAATGGGGCGGCGATCGGCTCGCCGGGTGTGATCGCGGGCAACACGATCCAGCTTCCGATCCACGTCCCCCTCAACGTCTGCGGGAACACGGTCAACGTGGTCGGACTGCTCAACCCGACCGCGGGCAATACCTGCGCGAACACCTCCGGCGGTGCTACTCAGACCGGCAGCACCGCTCCCGGCGGCCAGACGTCGAGCAACGGCCAAGCTCCGGGAGGCGCCGTCGCCAGCGGTATCGCCCAGGGTTCCCCCGGTGTGATCTCCGGCAACGGCATTCAGCTGCCGATCGATCTCCCGGTGAACGTCAGCGGCAACTCCGTGAACGTCGTCGGCATCGGCAACCCCGCGATCGGCAACACCTCGGTCAACGGGCCGTCCGAGCCCACGGGCCCCAAGCCTCCGCCCGTGGTGGAGAAGCCGGTGGTCCCGCCGACCAAGCCGGTGGAGAAGCCCGTCACCCGGGCCGTCGAGAAGCCCACCAAGCCCGTGGTCTCAGTGGACACCGAGACGGACGACGCCCTGGCCCAGACCGGTGCCGACGGGATCGGATATGCGGTGCCCGTGGGAGCAGCCCTGATGCTCGGTGGGGCCGTGCTCTTCCACCGGGCCCGTCGCACGGGGGCCTGA
- a CDS encoding methylated-DNA--[protein]-cysteine S-methyltransferase, translated as MKTFEWTVLDTRVGPLLLAATEDGLVSVVFHAERSVQDRALGELSERLGAQAVAEGTKLLAEPVRQLDAYFAGKPIDFALPLDWSLSSGFNREVLRELASTVSYGTVVGYGDLASRVGQPGAAQAVGAAMGSNPLPVVVPCHRVVESGGKLGGFSGGLETKRQLLALEGVLPEPLF; from the coding sequence ATGAAGACCTTCGAGTGGACCGTCCTCGACACGCGCGTTGGACCGCTGCTGTTGGCCGCCACCGAGGACGGCCTGGTCAGTGTCGTGTTCCATGCCGAGCGATCAGTGCAGGACAGGGCGCTGGGCGAGTTGTCCGAGAGATTGGGCGCCCAGGCCGTGGCGGAAGGGACGAAGCTGCTCGCCGAGCCCGTGCGGCAGTTGGACGCGTACTTCGCGGGGAAGCCGATCGACTTCGCCCTACCCCTCGACTGGTCGCTGTCCAGCGGGTTCAACCGCGAAGTGCTGCGTGAACTGGCGTCCACTGTCTCCTACGGCACGGTGGTGGGATACGGAGACCTCGCTTCCCGGGTCGGCCAGCCCGGCGCGGCACAGGCCGTGGGCGCGGCCATGGGGTCCAATCCCCTGCCGGTGGTGGTGCCCTGCCACCGGGTGGTGGAGTCCGGGGGGAAGCTGGGCGGATTCAGCGGTGGTCTGGAGACCAAGCGCCAGTTGCTGGCGCTGGAGGGCGTGCTCCCGGAGCCGCTGTTCTAG
- a CDS encoding MFS transporter, protein MASTPEPSDQALIALRRRTTTVLVISQILGGLGVAIGVALAAVLAERLSGTEALAGLAPTATVAGTAVLSLPLASLMASRGRRPGLVLAYLIGAAGGGVVVLAAAIDNFPLLLLGMAAFGAGSLATLQARFAAADLALPERRGQAISNVVWATTVGAVLGPNIAAPAGRSISGLGLPSEAGPFVWAAAVFLLAALFVHVLLRPDPLLTARAMSPGESSSAGRSLRSGIEAVRESSMAKLALVTVTVSHTAMVAIMSMTPVALSHHGADIELIGLVISGHIAGMYAFSPVMGWLADRFGRISVIGLAVGLLSLAALFAGTAGSSHTRIAVGLFLLGLGWSAGVVSGSALLTDSVSPASRAAVQGLSDLVMSAAAGIGGICAGLIVAQAGYGWLNAVGACLLLPMAALAIRRAMR, encoded by the coding sequence ATCGCGTCCACGCCCGAGCCGTCCGATCAAGCACTGATCGCGCTGCGACGCCGTACCACCACCGTCCTGGTCATCAGCCAGATCCTCGGTGGGCTCGGCGTTGCCATCGGGGTCGCCCTGGCCGCGGTACTCGCCGAGCGACTGAGCGGTACGGAAGCACTCGCGGGACTGGCTCCCACCGCCACCGTCGCCGGCACCGCGGTGCTCTCCCTGCCGCTTGCCTCATTGATGGCGTCCCGCGGCAGACGCCCGGGCCTCGTGCTCGCCTATCTGATCGGAGCAGCGGGCGGCGGCGTGGTGGTGCTGGCCGCGGCGATCGACAACTTCCCCCTCCTGCTCCTCGGCATGGCCGCCTTCGGCGCCGGTTCTCTGGCCACCCTCCAGGCCCGTTTCGCCGCCGCCGACCTCGCCCTGCCCGAACGGCGGGGTCAGGCGATCTCCAATGTGGTCTGGGCCACGACGGTCGGAGCGGTACTCGGGCCCAACATCGCTGCGCCCGCCGGTCGCAGCATCTCCGGTCTCGGCCTTCCCTCCGAAGCCGGACCGTTCGTCTGGGCCGCCGCGGTGTTCCTCCTGGCGGCGCTCTTCGTACATGTGCTGTTGCGCCCCGATCCACTGCTGACCGCCCGCGCGATGTCTCCCGGGGAATCCTCGTCGGCAGGACGCTCCCTACGGTCCGGGATCGAGGCGGTCCGGGAGTCCTCCATGGCCAAACTGGCGCTGGTGACCGTCACCGTGTCGCACACCGCCATGGTGGCGATCATGTCGATGACCCCGGTCGCGCTCAGCCACCACGGCGCGGACATCGAACTGATCGGACTGGTCATCAGCGGCCACATCGCGGGTATGTACGCCTTCTCGCCGGTGATGGGCTGGTTGGCCGACCGGTTCGGGAGGATCTCGGTGATCGGCCTCGCCGTCGGTCTGCTCTCGCTCGCGGCACTGTTCGCCGGTACGGCCGGGTCGAGCCATACCCGCATCGCCGTCGGTCTCTTCCTGCTGGGCCTCGGCTGGTCGGCCGGTGTGGTGTCCGGCTCGGCGTTGCTCACCGACTCGGTGTCACCCGCTTCCCGGGCCGCTGTGCAGGGGCTGTCCGACCTGGTGATGAGCGCTGCGGCCGGTATCGGTGGGATCTGCGCCGGGCTGATCGTCGCCCAGGCCGGATACGGCTGGTTGAACGCGGTCGGCGCCTGCCTCCTGCTCCCGATGGCCGCGTTGGCCATCCGGCGGGCGATGCGCTGA
- a CDS encoding cupin domain-containing protein, with amino-acid sequence MGGSRHTTIAAASPSAVSASSGSGLVGTVLAHGVTQGTVKLRATGRTDVVVRTITIAPGGSTGWHYHHGQLLTVVTSGTLTRTLQDRSVEVTPAGSVFIEPSGPEHRHIGRNTGSVPVVLYVTYLLPHGSPLAVNTEAPTWFDE; translated from the coding sequence ATGGGTGGCAGTCGACACACGACGATCGCCGCGGCATCACCCTCCGCGGTGAGTGCTTCGTCCGGTAGCGGTCTCGTGGGCACGGTCCTTGCACACGGAGTCACCCAGGGGACCGTGAAACTCAGGGCCACCGGGCGAACCGATGTGGTCGTGCGCACGATCACGATCGCCCCGGGCGGCTCCACCGGATGGCACTACCATCACGGCCAACTCCTCACCGTCGTCACCTCGGGCACCTTGACCCGCACGCTTCAGGACCGGTCGGTCGAAGTCACCCCCGCAGGCTCGGTGTTCATAGAACCGTCGGGGCCCGAACACCGCCACATCGGACGGAACACGGGAAGTGTGCCGGTGGTGTTGTACGTGACGTATCTGCTGCCCCACGGCAGCCCCCTCGCGGTGAACACCGAGGCACCGACCTGGTTCGACGAGTAG
- a CDS encoding uridine kinase, with the protein MQLKAITWERLAAAVADHTMGISSADGSPWLRIGLDGSFVAGGGELGAKIGRELRLRGRATLGVSTAGFLRPASLRYEYGRTDPDAYYSDWFDAGALWREVFGPLGRGGSGLVLPDLWDPVTDRATRSARGELPAGGVLLLDGPLLLGQGFPFDVSLHLRLSPGALRRRMDEAERWTLPAFERYEEEVAPGDLADAVVHADDPRHPAWSGFRQSE; encoded by the coding sequence GTGCAACTCAAAGCGATCACCTGGGAGCGATTGGCCGCTGCCGTGGCGGACCACACCATGGGCATCTCATCTGCGGACGGCAGTCCCTGGCTCCGAATCGGACTGGACGGTTCCTTTGTCGCAGGGGGCGGGGAGTTGGGCGCGAAGATCGGACGGGAACTGCGGTTGCGTGGCCGAGCGACCCTCGGGGTGAGCACAGCGGGCTTTCTGCGCCCCGCATCGCTTCGGTACGAGTACGGACGCACCGACCCTGACGCGTACTACAGCGACTGGTTCGATGCGGGGGCGCTCTGGCGTGAGGTCTTCGGTCCGCTGGGGCGCGGAGGCAGCGGGCTCGTACTGCCCGACCTCTGGGATCCCGTCACGGACCGGGCGACCCGTAGTGCGCGAGGAGAACTGCCTGCGGGCGGAGTGCTGCTCCTGGACGGTCCACTGCTGCTCGGCCAGGGATTTCCCTTCGATGTGTCCCTGCATCTGCGGCTCTCACCAGGAGCCCTGCGACGGCGTATGGACGAGGCCGAACGCTGGACACTGCCCGCATTCGAACGGTACGAGGAGGAGGTCGCCCCCGGGGACCTGGCCGACGCGGTCGTCCACGCTGACGACCCGCGCCATCCCGCCTGGAGCGGCTTCCGCCAGTCCGAGTGA
- a CDS encoding TerD family protein, with protein MTVNMTKGQAISLRKSDGGTLTAVRMGLGWQAAARRGLFGSRTKEIDLDASAVLFADKQPVDVVFFRHLVSDDGSVKHTGDNLVGGAGSGGDDEAILVDLQRVPVHIDQIVFTVNSFGGQTFQEVQNAFCRLVDETNGQELARYTLDGGGNYTAQIMAKVHRSKGDDGWQMTALGNPANGRTFQDLMPSILPHL; from the coding sequence GTGACGGTCAACATGACCAAGGGTCAGGCCATCAGCCTGCGGAAGAGCGACGGGGGCACCCTCACGGCTGTGCGGATGGGGCTCGGCTGGCAGGCGGCGGCGCGCCGCGGTCTGTTCGGCTCGCGCACCAAGGAGATCGACCTCGATGCCTCGGCGGTGCTCTTCGCCGACAAGCAGCCGGTGGACGTGGTCTTCTTCCGCCACCTCGTCAGTGATGACGGCTCGGTGAAGCACACGGGAGACAACCTCGTCGGCGGTGCCGGTTCGGGCGGCGACGACGAAGCGATCCTGGTGGACCTCCAGAGGGTGCCCGTCCACATCGACCAGATCGTCTTCACGGTCAACTCGTTCGGCGGCCAGACGTTCCAAGAGGTGCAGAACGCCTTCTGCCGTCTCGTCGACGAAACGAACGGCCAGGAGCTCGCCCGCTACACCCTGGACGGCGGCGGCAACTACACCGCCCAGATCATGGCCAAGGTGCACCGGAGCAAGGGCGACGACGGCTGGCAGATGACCGCCCTGGGCAACCCCGCCAACGGGCGGACGTTCCAGGACCTGATGCCCTCGATCCTGCCGCATCTCTAA
- a CDS encoding TerD family protein, whose protein sequence is MTAELVRGQNHPLPESRLEIRVSAGHPLLACVTCSDDQGCVRGEELAHPGAPAVPGVEVSRATTDAPRFSVDLDAVPAAVHQVHLLLALPDGTAGPAHFGATAAPFLAVIGQDGDELVSFTITGLEAETALVAVELYRRQGAWKVRAVGQGYAGGLAQLLGDQGLPQARERAAEIQAAAVAPAPRTEPAELRTSGAHDGGYTLQPPAPPAPQPPNGGEPTIPQGLSGASASSGAGVSDTQHPSAGAGGPIDYAHPRRRSAPPPPPPTAPTGEPGQPAHPVAGDATGWSMEERLYNQIWGMFEDFARSVAAYRSAVEFAESRLDQELDQALSDPRSRIGGAGDAARAAARAKCEGLTAQARQALDRDLAQLTAESDVVEPALPPAYARWDNPVWHAYRVPMETPMALRLGDLQLPESPEMRIPFLVRLPLERGLWIDSGRGGAEAALMLDEAQLKRLAMDCAVAHAARLLAVYPPGEFTVHAIDPAGTAAASLAPLVESGVLANPPAAGAQGVSETLAKLTQRVDLVTMAVRGGAPDALPPDLDTAEQLLIVHDFPHGFDDRAVTQLRYLADEGPAVGVHLMMVADREDASAYGPVLDPLWRALLRITPVPDDHLADPWVRHAWTYQPPTIPPGSAVLRQVLDQVTAARRTWGR, encoded by the coding sequence ATGACCGCCGAGTTGGTCCGGGGGCAGAACCATCCACTGCCCGAATCCCGCCTGGAGATCCGGGTGTCGGCCGGACACCCGCTGTTGGCCTGCGTCACCTGCTCCGATGACCAGGGATGCGTACGGGGCGAGGAGCTCGCCCACCCCGGAGCGCCCGCCGTGCCCGGGGTCGAGGTGTCCCGTGCGACCACCGACGCACCCCGTTTCTCCGTCGATCTGGATGCCGTGCCGGCCGCTGTGCACCAGGTGCACCTGCTTCTGGCGCTCCCCGACGGCACCGCGGGGCCGGCGCACTTCGGTGCCACGGCCGCACCCTTCCTTGCGGTGATCGGACAGGACGGCGACGAGCTGGTGAGTTTCACCATCACCGGCCTGGAGGCGGAGACCGCTCTCGTCGCGGTCGAGCTGTACCGGCGCCAGGGTGCCTGGAAGGTGCGGGCCGTCGGTCAGGGGTACGCGGGCGGTCTCGCCCAACTGCTCGGCGACCAGGGACTTCCACAGGCCAGGGAGCGGGCGGCCGAGATCCAGGCGGCAGCCGTGGCCCCCGCCCCACGAACGGAGCCCGCGGAGTTGCGGACCAGCGGTGCCCACGACGGCGGATACACGCTCCAACCCCCGGCACCGCCCGCGCCACAACCGCCCAACGGCGGTGAGCCCACCATTCCGCAGGGCCTGTCGGGCGCAAGTGCTAGCTCTGGGGCCGGAGTCTCGGACACTCAGCACCCCTCTGCCGGCGCGGGCGGGCCCATCGACTACGCCCATCCCCGCAGGCGCTCCGCCCCGCCCCCGCCGCCTCCCACGGCGCCTACCGGCGAGCCGGGCCAGCCCGCCCATCCGGTCGCGGGGGACGCCACCGGCTGGTCCATGGAGGAGCGCCTCTACAACCAGATCTGGGGCATGTTCGAGGACTTCGCCCGCTCGGTCGCCGCGTACCGCAGCGCCGTCGAGTTCGCCGAGTCCCGGCTCGACCAGGAGCTCGACCAGGCCCTGTCCGACCCCCGCAGTCGCATCGGGGGCGCGGGTGACGCGGCCAGGGCTGCTGCCCGTGCCAAGTGCGAAGGGTTGACCGCGCAGGCGCGGCAGGCGCTCGACCGGGATCTCGCCCAGCTCACCGCCGAGTCGGATGTCGTCGAGCCGGCGCTACCGCCCGCGTACGCGCGCTGGGACAACCCGGTCTGGCACGCCTATCGGGTGCCCATGGAGACTCCCATGGCGTTGCGGCTGGGCGATCTCCAGCTGCCCGAGAGCCCGGAAATGCGCATTCCGTTCCTGGTCAGGCTCCCGTTGGAGCGCGGCCTGTGGATCGACAGCGGGCGTGGGGGCGCGGAAGCCGCGCTGATGCTGGACGAGGCCCAGTTGAAACGGTTGGCCATGGACTGCGCGGTGGCCCACGCCGCCCGGTTGCTCGCGGTCTATCCACCCGGTGAGTTCACCGTCCATGCGATCGACCCCGCGGGGACCGCTGCCGCCTCCCTCGCGCCACTCGTCGAGTCCGGAGTGCTGGCGAACCCTCCGGCCGCCGGCGCCCAGGGAGTGAGCGAGACGCTGGCGAAGCTCACCCAGCGGGTTGACCTGGTCACCATGGCGGTGCGCGGCGGCGCCCCGGACGCGCTCCCACCGGACCTCGACACGGCTGAGCAACTACTGATCGTCCATGACTTCCCCCACGGTTTCGACGATCGTGCGGTCACCCAGCTGCGCTATCTGGCCGATGAGGGTCCGGCGGTGGGTGTGCATCTGATGATGGTCGCCGACCGGGAGGACGCCAGCGCCTATGGGCCGGTGCTCGACCCCCTGTGGCGGGCGCTGCTGCGGATCACGCCCGTACCGGACGATCACCTGGCCGACCCGTGGGTGCGTCATGCGTGGACCTATCAGCCTCCGACGATTCCGCCGGGCAGCGCCGTGCTGCGCCAGGTGTTGGATCAGGTCACGGCAGCCCGTCGTACCTGGGGGCGCTGA
- a CDS encoding YfbM family protein — protein MSMNGVYIRLTPSELTRALHDPAWAMEYVDGLLEAESDLEQLPSTARSHHTYGAWHALHFLLRRRGFPVDIVHGEEEVPGMQDRGGHGPPRCVAPDRVRIAADALLALTPAELIDGVTPGQLADAGVYPISQWADEHSLGLVTGVYPSLVAFFRTTALRGHALLVWVD, from the coding sequence ATGAGCATGAACGGCGTGTACATACGCCTGACTCCTTCCGAACTCACCCGGGCACTGCACGACCCCGCTTGGGCCATGGAGTACGTGGATGGGTTGCTGGAGGCCGAGTCCGATCTCGAACAGCTGCCGTCGACCGCGCGCAGTCATCACACGTACGGGGCATGGCACGCCCTGCACTTCCTGCTGCGGCGTCGGGGCTTTCCCGTCGACATCGTCCACGGCGAGGAGGAGGTGCCCGGCATGCAGGACCGGGGAGGGCACGGCCCGCCGCGCTGTGTGGCTCCCGACCGGGTCCGCATCGCCGCCGATGCCCTCTTGGCACTCACCCCAGCCGAACTGATCGATGGCGTCACCCCGGGGCAACTCGCCGACGCGGGCGTCTACCCGATCTCGCAATGGGCCGACGAGCATTCCCTGGGCCTGGTGACCGGCGTCTACCCATCCCTTGTCGCCTTCTTCAGGACCACGGCCCTGCGGGGTCATGCCCTTCTCGTCTGGGTCGACTGA
- a CDS encoding DUF7873 family protein, producing the protein MAKLNQIIAVEKGVKSKTHQDLTAAHHGLQKPALLAGISRTYQPKDEEGEQLPPESTRVQVKAEDVLRDTAKTLSRLFDVTATKDWANCTARADVSVDGRVLVSDVPVSYLLFLEKQLTDVNTFVRKLPVLDASESWTQDPSTDAWKTEVVRTVRTKKVPRNHVKAEATEKHPAQVEVYYEDIPVGYWTTVKFSGALPARRVNELLERVEKLQQAVKFSREEANGADVTDQRVGDAVFGYLFG; encoded by the coding sequence GTGGCGAAACTAAACCAGATCATCGCAGTGGAGAAGGGCGTCAAGTCCAAGACCCATCAGGACCTGACCGCCGCCCATCACGGGCTTCAGAAACCTGCGCTGCTCGCCGGTATCTCGCGTACCTACCAGCCGAAGGACGAGGAGGGCGAGCAGCTGCCGCCCGAGTCGACGAGGGTGCAGGTCAAGGCCGAGGATGTACTGCGCGACACGGCGAAGACGCTGTCCCGGCTCTTCGATGTGACCGCCACCAAGGACTGGGCCAACTGCACCGCCCGCGCGGACGTCTCCGTGGACGGGCGGGTGCTCGTGAGTGACGTGCCCGTCTCCTATCTGCTCTTCCTGGAGAAGCAGCTCACGGACGTCAACACCTTCGTGCGCAAGCTGCCCGTGCTTGACGCGTCCGAGTCCTGGACGCAGGACCCTTCGACCGACGCCTGGAAGACGGAAGTCGTCCGTACGGTGCGTACGAAGAAGGTCCCGCGCAACCATGTGAAGGCGGAGGCGACCGAGAAGCACCCGGCGCAGGTCGAGGTGTACTACGAGGACATTCCGGTCGGCTACTGGACCACGGTGAAGTTCTCCGGCGCACTGCCCGCGCGGCGGGTGAACGAACTGCTGGAACGGGTGGAGAAGTTGCAGCAGGCCGTGAAGTTCTCCCGCGAGGAGGCCAATGGCGCCGATGTCACCGACCAGCGGGTGGGTGACGCAGTTTTCGGCTACCTGTTCGGTTGA
- the uvrB gene encoding excinuclease ABC subunit UvrB has protein sequence MRPVSKIERSVAPFEVVSPFQPSGDQPTAIADLERRVRAGERDVVLLGATGTGKSATTAWMIEKLQRPTLVMAPNKTLAAQLANEFRELLPNNAVEYFVSYYDYYQPEAYVPQSDTYIEKDSSINEEVERLRHSATNSLLTRRDVVVVASVSCIYGLGTPQEYVDRMVPLKVGDEIDRDQLLRRFVDIQYTRNDVAFARGTFRVRGDTIEIFPVYEELAVRIEMFGDEIEALSTLHPLTGEIISEDQSLYVFPATHYVAGPERLERAVNGIEQELEQRLTDLDKQGKLLESQRLRMRTTYDIEMMRQIGSCSGIENYSMHFDGRDPGSPPNTLLDYFPEDFLLVIDESHVTVPQIGAMYEGDASRKRTLVDHGFRLPSALDNRPLKWEEFTERIGQTVYLSATPGTYELSRGDGFVEQIIRPTGLIDPEVVVKPTEGQIDDLVHEIRLRTEKDERVLVTTLTKKMAEDLTEYFLELGIQVRYLHSDVDTLRRVELLRELRAGEYDVLVGINLLREGLDLPEVSLVAILDADKEGFLRSGTSLIQTIGRAARNVSGQVHMYADKITAAMAKAIDETNRRREKQVAYNTERGIDPQPLRKKINDIVATIAREEVDTEELLGTDYRKPTPGKGAKAPVPALAGKGKGKRGAKDTQLTDRPAAELAGIIEEMTERMRAAAADLQFEVAARLRDEVGELKKELRQMKEAGLV, from the coding sequence ATGCGGCCCGTTTCCAAGATCGAACGTTCGGTGGCGCCCTTCGAGGTCGTCAGTCCCTTCCAGCCCAGTGGTGACCAGCCCACGGCCATCGCCGACCTGGAGCGCCGTGTCCGTGCGGGCGAGAGGGACGTGGTCCTGCTCGGCGCCACCGGTACCGGCAAGTCGGCGACCACCGCATGGATGATCGAGAAGCTCCAGCGGCCCACCCTGGTGATGGCACCGAACAAGACCCTGGCCGCCCAGTTGGCGAACGAGTTCCGGGAGCTGCTCCCCAATAACGCCGTCGAGTACTTCGTCTCGTACTACGACTACTACCAGCCAGAGGCGTACGTCCCCCAGTCGGACACCTACATCGAGAAGGACTCCTCGATCAACGAGGAGGTCGAGCGGCTGCGCCACTCGGCGACGAATTCGCTGCTGACTCGGCGCGACGTGGTGGTCGTCGCCTCCGTCTCCTGCATCTACGGCCTGGGGACCCCGCAGGAGTACGTCGACCGGATGGTGCCCCTCAAAGTCGGTGACGAGATCGACCGCGACCAGCTGTTGCGCCGATTCGTCGACATTCAGTACACGCGCAATGACGTGGCGTTCGCCCGCGGCACCTTCCGAGTCCGGGGCGACACCATCGAGATCTTCCCGGTCTACGAGGAGCTCGCGGTCCGGATCGAGATGTTCGGCGACGAGATCGAGGCGCTCTCCACCCTCCACCCGCTCACCGGCGAGATTATCAGCGAGGACCAGTCGCTCTACGTCTTCCCGGCTACCCACTACGTGGCGGGACCGGAGCGCCTGGAGCGGGCGGTCAACGGCATCGAGCAGGAGCTCGAACAGCGACTGACCGACCTCGACAAGCAGGGCAAGCTGCTGGAGTCCCAGCGATTGCGGATGCGCACGACCTACGACATCGAGATGATGCGCCAGATCGGCTCCTGCTCCGGCATCGAGAACTACTCGATGCACTTCGACGGCCGTGACCCGGGTTCCCCGCCGAACACCCTCCTCGACTACTTCCCCGAGGACTTCCTGCTGGTCATCGACGAGTCCCATGTGACCGTGCCCCAGATCGGCGCGATGTACGAGGGGGACGCCTCCCGAAAGCGCACCCTGGTCGACCACGGTTTCCGACTGCCGTCCGCGCTCGACAACCGGCCGCTGAAGTGGGAGGAGTTCACCGAGCGGATCGGGCAGACCGTCTATCTGTCCGCCACCCCCGGTACCTACGAGCTCTCCCGTGGTGACGGCTTCGTGGAGCAGATCATCCGCCCGACCGGGCTGATCGACCCCGAAGTCGTCGTCAAGCCCACCGAAGGGCAGATCGACGATCTGGTGCACGAGATCCGCCTGCGCACCGAGAAGGACGAACGGGTCCTGGTCACCACGCTCACCAAGAAGATGGCCGAGGACCTCACGGAGTACTTCCTGGAACTGGGCATCCAGGTGCGCTATCTGCACAGCGATGTGGACACCCTGCGCCGAGTGGAGTTGCTACGCGAGCTGCGGGCCGGCGAGTACGACGTGCTGGTGGGCATCAACCTCCTGAGGGAGGGGCTCGACCTGCCCGAAGTCTCCCTCGTGGCGATCCTCGACGCGGACAAGGAAGGTTTCCTGCGGTCCGGGACCTCGCTGATCCAGACCATCGGCCGTGCGGCGCGCAACGTCTCCGGTCAGGTCCATATGTACGCGGACAAGATCACCGCGGCCATGGCGAAGGCCATCGACGAGACCAACCGTCGCCGCGAGAAGCAGGTCGCGTACAACACCGAGCGGGGCATCGATCCCCAACCGCTGCGGAAGAAGATCAACGACATCGTCGCCACCATCGCGCGCGAGGAAGTCGACACCGAAGAGCTGCTCGGTACGGACTACCGCAAACCGACGCCCGGCAAGGGTGCCAAGGCCCCGGTTCCGGCACTCGCGGGCAAGGGCAAGGGGAAGCGCGGCGCCAAGGACACCCAGTTGACCGACCGACCCGCCGCCGAACTCGCGGGGATCATCGAGGAGATGACCGAGCGGATGCGGGCAGCGGCAGCCGACCTCCAGTTCGAGGTGGCCGCCCGACTGAGGGACGAGGTCGGGGAACTGAAGAAGGAACTGCGTCAGATGAAGGAAGCGGGGCTGGTCTGA
- a CDS encoding glycerophosphodiester phosphodiesterase codes for MFSRHATATTLTLLGIGASFTLAPLAQADQAPSRTGAVAASGSGPSVIAHRGASGYAPENTLAAVDLADDMGFDWVENDVQRTRDGQLVVVHDDTLARTTDVEQRFPDRAPWRVRDFTGAEIATLDAGSWFGQKWTHARVPTLRQYLDRVDRNGQKLLLEIKRPELYPGIEKDTLRVLRQEGWLDRSHIRGRLVMQNFSADSVKTVHRLRPDVITGFLGTPPVADLPSYAAFTDQINPAASSVTADYVASVQRLKGAHGARLKVNTWTVNDAATAVRMSEFGVDGIITDRPDVVRDAVD; via the coding sequence GTGTTTTCACGTCATGCCACAGCAACCACCCTCACCCTGCTGGGAATCGGCGCTTCCTTCACCCTCGCCCCACTGGCGCAGGCCGATCAGGCGCCCTCCCGGACAGGAGCCGTCGCAGCATCGGGGAGTGGACCGTCGGTGATCGCACACCGGGGCGCCTCCGGATACGCCCCGGAGAACACCCTCGCGGCCGTCGACCTCGCCGACGACATGGGCTTCGACTGGGTGGAGAACGACGTCCAACGCACCCGGGACGGCCAACTCGTCGTCGTCCACGACGACACCCTGGCGCGGACAACGGACGTCGAGCAGCGCTTCCCCGACCGCGCGCCCTGGCGGGTCCGCGACTTCACCGGCGCGGAGATCGCGACCCTCGACGCTGGCAGTTGGTTCGGCCAGAAGTGGACCCACGCCCGCGTGCCCACGCTGCGGCAGTACCTCGACCGCGTCGACCGCAACGGACAGAAGCTCCTGCTGGAGATCAAGCGCCCCGAGCTCTACCCGGGCATCGAGAAGGACACCCTGCGGGTGCTGCGCCAGGAGGGCTGGCTCGACCGCTCGCACATCCGCGGCAGGTTGGTGATGCAGAACTTCAGCGCGGACAGCGTGAAGACCGTCCACCGCCTACGACCCGACGTCATCACCGGATTCCTCGGCACACCGCCCGTCGCCGACCTGCCGTCGTACGCCGCCTTCACCGACCAGATCAACCCCGCCGCCTCATCGGTGACTGCCGACTACGTCGCCTCCGTACAGCGACTCAAGGGCGCGCACGGTGCCCGACTGAAGGTGAACACCTGGACCGTCAACGACGCCGCAACGGCCGTCCGGATGAGCGAGTTCGGCGTGGACGGCATCATCACGGACCGGCCGGACGTCGTACGGGACGCCGTGGACTAA